The Limnochorda sp. LNt genome includes a region encoding these proteins:
- the hisC gene encoding histidinol-phosphate transaminase: MSSASQRRYDLRPQLEGLPRYVPGLSAADVGPTPEGEPVKLSSNENPLGPSPRAVEAIARAAWEVHRYPDATCRRLREALARRWDVPSDQVVVSNGGDNLITLLAQVMLGPGQVAAVPAVTFATYEIAARLSGAIVERVPMRGSAVDVEALAARLAAGARLGFVANPNNPTGTVLTASELDRLLEAVPEGSALVVDEAYAEFVGSPDFPDVPARVRQGAPVVVIRTFSKVYGLAGLRVGYALAPRPIAEAMWRAREAFATNRLAEAAALAALEDQAHLERTREMVAAGRRQLYELAEELGLAYVPSEANFVWIRTGVPSEQLVPALARRGVLVRPGHLWGEPAYIRVTVGTPAQNRRFGEALRQALADLGA, from the coding sequence TTGAGCTCGGCCTCCCAGAGGCGTTATGACCTGCGTCCCCAGCTGGAGGGGTTGCCGCGCTACGTCCCGGGGCTGTCGGCCGCGGACGTGGGCCCCACCCCCGAGGGCGAGCCGGTCAAGCTCTCCTCCAACGAGAATCCCCTCGGGCCCTCCCCGCGAGCGGTGGAGGCCATCGCGAGGGCGGCGTGGGAGGTGCACCGCTACCCCGACGCCACGTGCCGCCGCCTCCGGGAGGCGCTGGCTCGTCGCTGGGACGTCCCCAGCGACCAGGTGGTGGTCTCCAACGGTGGCGACAACCTCATCACGCTGTTGGCCCAGGTGATGCTGGGGCCCGGTCAGGTGGCGGCCGTGCCCGCCGTCACCTTCGCCACGTACGAGATCGCCGCGCGCCTGTCGGGGGCCATCGTGGAGCGGGTGCCCATGCGGGGGTCGGCGGTGGACGTCGAGGCACTGGCCGCCCGACTGGCCGCGGGCGCTCGCCTGGGCTTCGTGGCCAATCCCAACAACCCCACCGGTACCGTGCTCACGGCCTCGGAGCTGGACCGGCTCCTGGAGGCCGTGCCCGAGGGCTCTGCGCTGGTGGTGGACGAGGCGTACGCGGAGTTCGTCGGGAGCCCGGACTTCCCCGACGTGCCCGCCCGGGTGCGACAGGGGGCGCCGGTGGTGGTCATTCGCACCTTCTCCAAGGTATACGGTCTCGCGGGTCTTCGGGTAGGCTACGCGCTGGCGCCGCGGCCCATCGCCGAGGCGATGTGGCGGGCCCGGGAGGCCTTCGCCACCAATCGACTGGCCGAGGCGGCCGCGCTGGCCGCCCTGGAGGACCAGGCTCACCTAGAGCGGACCCGGGAGATGGTGGCCGCGGGGCGGCGGCAGCTCTACGAGCTGGCCGAGGAGTTGGGACTGGCCTACGTGCCCAGCGAGGCCAACTTCGTCTGGATCCGCACGGGTGTACCGTCGGAGCAGCTGGTGCCGGCCCTGGCTCGCCGCGGCGTGCTGGTGCGCCCGGGCCACCTTTGGGGCGAGCCCGCGTACATACGGGTGACCGTCGGCACGCCCGCCCAAAACCGGCGGTTCGGGGAGGCGCTCCGCCAGGCCCTGGCCGATCTGGGCGCCTGA
- a CDS encoding Trm112 family protein — protein MTFEELLTILVCPACRSRVTLQRQTWLVCDNPACRRKYPVRDGIPIMLVEEGDRYVDVPVEALEPLGPAPE, from the coding sequence GTGACCTTCGAGGAGCTCTTGACCATCCTGGTCTGCCCGGCTTGCAGGAGCCGGGTCACCTTGCAGCGCCAGACCTGGCTCGTCTGCGATAATCCGGCGTGCCGCCGCAAGTACCCCGTGCGTGACGGCATCCCCATCATGCTGGTCGAAGAGGGCGACCGCTACGTCGACGTCCCCGTCGAGGCGCTCGAGCCCCTGGGGCCGGCACCCGAGTGA
- a CDS encoding cyclodeaminase/cyclohydrolase family protein, with the protein MLDVAQLTVGRLTTLLASSDPVPGGGCAAAVAGAAGASLVAMVARLALRRTDEERLAAQLEETARQADQLAERLTALASRDVEAFTQVMRAYRLPRGTDQEKEARSQAIHEALVQAAGVPLQGVREGVSGLRLLVSVLPWVPSAALSDAGVAGWMLRACVEGAALNVRANWQSMRSAPPEELGRLDDLVAESRRLFEDVRQRMGPLANGGIPVTPS; encoded by the coding sequence ATGCTGGACGTCGCCCAATTGACGGTCGGACGCCTGACGACCCTCCTGGCCTCCTCCGATCCGGTGCCGGGCGGGGGCTGCGCCGCCGCGGTGGCCGGTGCCGCCGGGGCCTCCCTGGTCGCGATGGTGGCCCGGCTGGCGCTGCGCCGCACCGACGAGGAGCGGCTGGCCGCCCAGCTGGAGGAGACGGCCCGCCAGGCCGATCAGCTGGCCGAACGGCTCACCGCCCTGGCCTCACGGGACGTCGAGGCCTTCACCCAGGTGATGCGGGCCTATCGCCTGCCCCGCGGCACGGATCAGGAGAAGGAGGCCCGCTCTCAGGCCATCCACGAGGCCCTGGTGCAAGCCGCCGGGGTCCCTCTGCAAGGGGTGCGGGAGGGGGTGAGCGGCCTGCGGCTGCTGGTGAGCGTGCTGCCGTGGGTGCCCTCCGCCGCCCTGTCCGACGCCGGGGTCGCAGGCTGGATGCTGCGGGCGTGCGTGGAGGGCGCCGCCCTCAACGTCCGGGCCAACTGGCAGTCCATGCGCTCGGCCCCGCCCGAGGAGCTGGGCCGGCTGGACGACCTGGTGGCCGAGAGCCGCCGGCTCTTCGAGGACGTCCGACAGCGCATGGGCCCGCTAGCCAACGGAGGGATACCAGTGACGCCGTCCTGA
- a CDS encoding metallophosphoesterase family protein: MRIAVFSDIHGNWRAMEAVLADLDGRADVVVCGGDVAWGGPWPDRVIEALKAGGWPVVLGNTDVAAADESVARHEPWARWARERLREHHLTFLSSLSLQQQLETPAGPVLVVHSTPADPFAKLPAPSDGAGLERLFGQAGVPLVVHGHDHLPSQARLSGVMVVGAGAVGLPLDGDPRACYVVVTAEPGGFTVEHRRVAYDVEAAVAEARELEMPGAARWGEAVRRGVLPQQVGG, from the coding sequence ATGCGGATCGCCGTCTTCTCGGACATCCATGGCAACTGGCGGGCGATGGAGGCGGTGCTGGCCGATCTCGACGGACGGGCCGACGTGGTCGTCTGTGGCGGTGACGTGGCCTGGGGAGGCCCGTGGCCCGACCGGGTCATCGAGGCGCTCAAAGCCGGCGGTTGGCCGGTCGTGCTGGGCAACACCGACGTGGCCGCCGCCGACGAGTCCGTGGCGCGGCACGAGCCGTGGGCTCGCTGGGCCCGGGAGCGCCTGCGGGAGCACCACCTGACCTTCCTCTCCTCGCTCTCCCTCCAGCAGCAGCTGGAGACCCCGGCGGGGCCGGTGCTGGTCGTCCACAGCACCCCCGCCGACCCCTTCGCCAAGTTGCCGGCTCCCTCGGACGGGGCCGGGTTGGAGCGCCTCTTCGGGCAGGCGGGGGTGCCCCTGGTGGTGCACGGCCACGACCACCTGCCATCCCAAGCCCGCCTGTCCGGCGTCATGGTCGTGGGGGCGGGTGCCGTGGGGCTGCCGCTGGATGGGGACCCCCGGGCGTGCTACGTCGTCGTGACGGCTGAGCCGGGCGGCTTCACGGTAGAGCACCGCCGGGTCGCCTACGACGTCGAGGCGGCGGTGGCCGAGGCCCGGGAGCTGGAGATGCCCGGAGCAGCGCGCTGGGGCGAGGCCGTGAGGCGGGGCGTCTTGCCTCAGCAGGTCGGCGGTTGA
- the udp gene encoding uridine phosphorylase — protein sequence MGGWRAMERWRSEATRPQAGGVQYHIRCGPGQVARYVLMPGDPDRVPLIASTWDEAQPVARHREYTTYTGKVGGVAISSTSTGIGGPSTAIAVEELAEVGADTFIRVGTCGAIQPEVRCGELVIVSAAVRHDGTSDDYVEPAYPAAAHYQVVAALVEAAERLGLPYHVGVAASTASFHAGQSRPGWRGYTQTWTGQRIEDLRRAGVLIFEMEAATLYTLAGLFGLRAGGVMAVVANRVTDEMSYGGVEESARVATEAVRILAEWDQRLQRSGRRHWYPSVG from the coding sequence ATGGGCGGGTGGCGGGCGATGGAGCGATGGCGATCGGAGGCGACGCGTCCCCAAGCGGGCGGGGTACAGTACCACATCCGCTGCGGCCCCGGCCAGGTGGCGCGCTACGTGCTGATGCCGGGCGACCCCGACCGGGTGCCCCTCATCGCCTCGACATGGGACGAGGCCCAGCCGGTGGCGCGGCACCGGGAGTACACGACCTACACCGGCAAGGTGGGGGGCGTCGCCATCTCGTCCACGTCCACCGGGATCGGCGGGCCCTCCACGGCCATCGCCGTGGAGGAGCTGGCGGAGGTGGGCGCCGACACCTTCATCCGGGTGGGCACGTGCGGCGCGATCCAGCCCGAGGTGCGCTGCGGGGAGCTGGTCATCGTCTCGGCGGCGGTCCGCCACGACGGCACCTCCGACGACTACGTGGAGCCCGCCTACCCGGCCGCGGCGCACTATCAGGTCGTGGCGGCCCTGGTGGAGGCGGCCGAGCGCCTCGGGCTGCCCTACCACGTCGGCGTGGCGGCCTCGACCGCCAGCTTCCACGCGGGCCAGAGCCGGCCTGGCTGGCGCGGCTACACCCAGACGTGGACCGGCCAGCGCATCGAGGACCTGCGCCGGGCGGGTGTGCTCATCTTCGAGATGGAGGCCGCGACCCTCTACACCCTGGCCGGGCTCTTCGGGTTGCGGGCGGGGGGCGTCATGGCCGTGGTGGCCAACCGGGTCACCGACGAGATGAGTTACGGCGGCGTCGAGGAGTCGGCCCGGGTCGCCACGGAGGCGGTGCGGATCCTGGCCGAGTGGGACCAGCGGCTCCAGCGCTCAGGACGGCGTCACTGGTATCCCTCCGTTGGCTAG
- a CDS encoding LysM peptidoglycan-binding domain-containing protein, producing the protein MLQGVTVLVLVFVGAMLARWGLEQAWPYVTGRPAPWMREAVSPVVAGPGARFRRVTRGPAGDEVIGGGPATPAMPTIASRPVEGAPPPTTPATPTSDAPAPPAAAGVPTMERYRVQRGDTLWLIAQRFYGDPTAYTLIAQANGLSDPHRLVAGQELLLPPLDGERPGRK; encoded by the coding sequence GTGCTGCAGGGCGTGACGGTGCTGGTGCTGGTCTTCGTGGGCGCCATGCTGGCACGCTGGGGCCTGGAGCAGGCCTGGCCCTACGTCACGGGGCGACCCGCCCCTTGGATGCGGGAAGCGGTATCGCCGGTCGTCGCCGGCCCCGGCGCCCGGTTCCGGCGCGTCACCCGGGGCCCCGCGGGCGACGAGGTGATCGGCGGCGGCCCGGCCACGCCGGCCATGCCCACCATCGCGTCACGCCCCGTCGAGGGCGCCCCACCCCCGACGACGCCGGCCACTCCCACCTCCGACGCCCCAGCGCCCCCGGCGGCCGCCGGCGTGCCGACGATGGAGCGCTACCGGGTGCAGCGGGGCGATACGTTGTGGCTCATCGCCCAGCGCTTCTACGGCGATCCCACCGCCTACACCCTCATCGCGCAGGCCAACGGCCTCTCCGATCCGCACCGGCTGGTGGCGGGCCAGGAGCTGCTGCTGCCGCCCCTGGACGGGGAGAGGCCCGGGCGCAAGTGA
- the hutH gene encoding histidine ammonia-lyase, whose product MTIARLEAAAGTRVAGRPPGPLPVEIAPEALHRVERARAVVERAAAGQRPVYGINTGFGHLATVRVPTDSVRALQENLGRSHAMGVGPPLSPEEVRAVMVLRLNSLLQGHSGVRRRVVELLAAMINAGILPSIPAWGSVGASGDLVPLAHLALAMMGEGEVLYQGQRIPAAAALARAGLEPLRPEAKEGLALVNGTEMSAAIGALALGRLDRLCVAMDLIAGLTIEALRGSDEPFDRRLSEARPHPHIRTVARNLRARLDGSPRLRRPGEGPVQDAYSLRAAAVVHGAAREVFAWAAGIVATEMGSAVDNPLVFAEDGAIVSGANFHGQPLAVAWDACRIGVATLANISERRVERLVNPHLSGGLPPFLSRRPGIQSGLMMAQYVAAALAAEVRQMAAPASVHTIPTSAGQEDVVSMSAAAARWLREATERLARIAALELVCAAQAAEMDETPLGDAGRALTAWVRERVPSVAEADRSLSHAVDELAQAVMAGEPYRHVRQAAGLELAGFLDESP is encoded by the coding sequence ATGACCATCGCGCGGCTCGAGGCCGCGGCGGGGACCCGGGTCGCGGGCCGGCCACCCGGGCCCCTGCCGGTCGAGATCGCACCGGAGGCCCTGCACCGTGTCGAGCGCGCCCGAGCCGTCGTGGAGCGCGCCGCTGCCGGCCAGCGACCGGTATACGGCATCAACACGGGCTTCGGGCATCTGGCCACGGTGCGGGTCCCGACCGACTCCGTGCGGGCCCTCCAGGAGAACCTCGGACGCAGTCACGCCATGGGGGTGGGGCCGCCTCTCTCGCCGGAGGAGGTGCGCGCCGTCATGGTGTTGCGCCTCAACAGCCTCCTCCAGGGGCACTCCGGCGTGCGACGCCGGGTCGTCGAGCTGCTGGCGGCCATGATCAACGCCGGGATCCTGCCGTCGATCCCGGCCTGGGGCTCCGTGGGGGCGAGCGGCGACCTGGTGCCGCTGGCCCACCTGGCCCTGGCCATGATGGGCGAGGGGGAGGTCCTCTACCAGGGCCAGCGGATCCCGGCGGCCGCCGCGCTGGCCCGAGCGGGCCTGGAGCCCCTGCGGCCCGAGGCCAAGGAAGGCCTGGCACTGGTCAACGGGACGGAGATGAGCGCCGCCATCGGCGCCCTGGCGCTGGGACGCCTGGACCGCCTCTGCGTGGCCATGGATCTCATCGCCGGCTTGACCATCGAGGCCCTGCGGGGCAGTGACGAGCCCTTCGATCGGCGCCTCTCGGAGGCCCGGCCCCATCCCCACATCCGCACCGTCGCTCGCAACCTGCGGGCCCGTCTGGACGGCAGCCCGCGGCTGCGCAGGCCCGGCGAGGGGCCGGTGCAAGACGCCTACTCGCTGCGAGCGGCGGCGGTGGTGCACGGCGCCGCTCGCGAGGTCTTCGCCTGGGCGGCCGGCATCGTCGCCACCGAGATGGGTAGTGCCGTCGACAACCCGCTGGTCTTCGCCGAGGACGGGGCCATCGTCTCGGGCGCCAACTTCCACGGCCAGCCGCTGGCCGTGGCGTGGGACGCTTGCCGCATCGGGGTGGCGACGCTGGCCAACATCTCCGAGCGCCGGGTGGAGCGGCTGGTCAACCCCCACCTGAGCGGGGGCTTGCCCCCCTTCTTGAGCCGCCGGCCGGGCATCCAGTCCGGGCTCATGATGGCCCAGTACGTGGCGGCTGCCCTGGCGGCCGAGGTGCGGCAGATGGCGGCGCCTGCGTCGGTGCACACCATCCCCACCTCCGCGGGGCAGGAGGACGTCGTCAGCATGAGCGCTGCCGCTGCCCGGTGGCTGAGGGAGGCCACCGAGCGCCTGGCCCGTATCGCGGCCCTGGAGCTCGTCTGCGCGGCCCAGGCGGCCGAGATGGACGAGACGCCCCTGGGCGATGCGGGCCGCGCCCTGACGGCGTGGGTGCGCGAGCGGGTGCCCTCCGTGGCCGAGGCCGACCGGTCGCTATCCCACGCCGTCGACGAGCTGGCCCAGGCGGTGATGGCCGGCGAGCCGTATCGACACGTGCGTCAGGCTGCCGGGCTGGAGCTGGCGGGCTTCTTGGACGAATCGCCTTGA